The genomic interval CGCCCCGGACAACCGGCGCGGGTCCGCCTGGGAGCCACGGTCGTTCGCGTTGAGCACCAAGGGCAGCCGCACAGTTCGCCATTTGTCTGGATTACCTATACGCAGGGTGGAAAGGTTTATCGCCTGAAGGCGCGTTCAGCAGTGATGGCCGGCGGTTGCTGGACCACCAAACTGGTTGTTCGCGACCTTCCTGCAACTCACCGCGAAGCCTATGCGCAGTTCTACCGCTCCCCGTGCATGATTGCTAATGTGGCAGTGCGCAACTGGCGATTTCTCTACAAGCTGGGGGTTTCCAGCGCTCAGTGGTTTGAAGGGCTCGGCTCCTTCACTTCCGTACATAAGGTCCCGCTTTTCAGCGGAGCGCCGCCCACCATCGGACCCGATTCGCCAACCGTCATTACGCTGAAAGTTCTTTTTGGCCACCCCGGAAAACCGATCGAAGAACAAGGCAACCTCGGACGGATGGAACTTCTGTCAACTTCGTATCGCGAGTATGAACGCAAGATTCGCGAGCAGTTGACCGAGATGTTCTCCCAATCAGGTTTTGACGCGCGTCGCGATATTGCTGGGATCGTGCTCAACCGCTGGGGCCATGCCTACGTCAATCCCCAACCGGGATTCTTTTTTGGCAAGGATGGCAAGCCGGCGCCGCGTGAAATCCTGCGGGCTGCGCCCTTTGGCAGAATCGCTTTCGCTAATACTGACCTTTCAGCCACGCCAGACCACAGAACCGCAGTTCTGGAAGCTCACCGGGCCGTGGGGCAACTCCTTAATCAGGTGATCCGCTGACGTCCGCAAAGGCTCACATATCTCCGCGCATATGGGTTCATGCCTGGGTGCCTGGACAGATCGTCCCACGGATGTCTCACTGAGGCCGCATAAGAACTTTATGATAGACTTTGAGGGCTGTGCGCATCACATGCTGGCCGCCTTGGGGCTCATCACTAAGTTTTCGAATGGTTTCGGTCATCTTGAGGAAACGAGCGTCGATAGGGCCGGGAAAGTCTTCAATTTTCAATACGCGGGGGTGGCGGAACTGGTAGACGCAAGGGACTTAAAATCCCTTTTCCCTTCCGGGAAGTGAGGGTTCGATTCCCTCCCTCCGCACCAGGATTTTACGGTCCTGGCAGCCTGGCAACCGTTCGGATTTCCTTCCTGATGGAACCTTGTGACATATCTGCGGGCAGCGACTTCTTTGCAGTGGCCGGGTCTGGAATTCGTTTGGCAGCTTGCCGGCAGGCTTTACCCAAAAGTCGCAATAGGCTTCCTGGAGAAAAGACCTGAAAGTCCCCTTGCCGTTCGCCGGCAGTGAACATGCATCATGGAACGATGGCATGCCTGCTGACCTGCGCGCCGCCTGGCTCCGGATGGAGCCCGACCCAAACCTCGACTCTTCAACGATTTTTCGTGCGCGCTGATACCAGCCAGGCGCAGGGGCAAGCGCTCCCATCTACCAGTCTTTGTGCAATGAGGGGTTCAGGCTGAGTTTCTTGCCGCTGGCCACGTCCAGGTCCTGTGACCATGACTCATACCCCCACTTGGTGATGGTGACCAGATGCTTTCCGAGAGGAATCTGGACTGTGGCGGGAGTGTGGCCCACCTGATAACCGTCAACCATAATGGTGGCGCCTGCCGGAACTGATTTGAATTCAACGGAAAGCGTCTTGCCTGTTTTCGCCTGCTCTTCCAGCGACTTCTTCTTGACGGTGTAGGTCAGATAGGTGGGTTTTTCTGGAGGAGCTTCTTCCTT from Terriglobia bacterium carries:
- a CDS encoding NAD(P)/FAD-dependent oxidoreductase, which encodes GWYAFPGGNAGIARHIVKTLIPDSIAGSRTLKAVCSNKVNFAALDRPGQPARVRLGATVVRVEHQGQPHSSPFVWITYTQGGKVYRLKARSAVMAGGCWTTKLVVRDLPATHREAYAQFYRSPCMIANVAVRNWRFLYKLGVSSAQWFEGLGSFTSVHKVPLFSGAPPTIGPDSPTVITLKVLFGHPGKPIEEQGNLGRMELLSTSYREYERKIREQLTEMFSQSGFDARRDIAGIVLNRWGHAYVNPQPGFFFGKDGKPAPREILRAAPFGRIAFANTDLSATPDHRTAVLEAHRAVGQLLNQVIR